Sequence from the Neomonachus schauinslandi chromosome 9, ASM220157v2, whole genome shotgun sequence genome:
CTGGATGACGTCGATGGCCAGCTCGCTGTGGCAATGGCCGTCCAGCCTCTGGGGAGCCACATCCCGGGCCCAGCGTTGTGACTCCAGCTCCAGGGCCCGGGCCATCAGCTCCCTCACACTggcctgggggcaggagaggcaggtcagggcagcacagagcccattgGCCGGGCCCACGTGGGAGTCCCTGTCAAGCTCCTTGCCTGCGTCCCACCTGTCTTCGAGCCTCCCCTAgcttccttcctgccctgccctggccccgGTCCCTGGCGCTGGACTCACCACCTCATTGGACAAGAACGTGGCCTCCAGCAGCCGGATCTGCCTGGGGGGCAGAAGGCTCCCAAGCTGGACTCTCTGCAGCTCTCCCCCCAGCTTGGGGCTGTTGATGATGTcactgcaggcagaggggggcTAGCATGAGAAAGACTGCACCCACTTAGCACCAGCACTCATGCAAGAGCCCACCTTCTCAGCCTCGGTCTCCCGCAGGCCCAGAATTTGATcgccctcccccatccctgcttCTCCAGCTCAGAGGATGGGTCCCCGGTCTGTGCAGTTGGGTTTGGGTCAGAAACCTTGGAATCTTCGGGCCTGCTCTGACTCATTCCCCCCCATCCACTCCTACTGAAGCAGATCAGCCTCCAGTCACCCTGCCCGAGGCCCTAACCGCCACCATCATCTCTCGCCTGGCTGGCTGCAGGGGCCTGCTCTCCAGCCTCCTGGGCCCCAGCAGTCCCTCCTCCGCCCAGCAAGCACGACTTTGGAGTCTGGCCCCCTCCCTGCCGCAAGGCCTCCAGCTCACACAGATACAAAACGGCTCCTTGGGCTGCAGACCGGCCGCTCGCTCTCCAGCCCCCCTCCACCTCATTCCCTCACTGCACTCCAGGCCTGCTGGCCTTGGGAATCCTGCCAGCCCGGGACCAGCACCCCCAGGCCGGCCCTGCTGCCCCCCGAGGGCGGGTCGGTGCAGGCAGGAAGGGCTGCCCCACCCCAGCTACTCCACTCACTCTCGTGGCGCCTGTGTGGGATCCGGGAGCCCCAGGGACCGTCCAGCCCTCCCTGGCACTTCCTCAGGGGCCTTTGTCTGCCCGGACACTCAAGAACCGCCCTCTCACCCCTCTCCCAGCCTGGATGTGGCTGGGACCCTGTGCTCCCCGTCTTCTGGCCACTCCGGCCACACAGGCCTCAACGGCAGCCCCCTGCACTCCCTCTCCCCGGGGCTCTGCCctgctggcctcagtttcctgccgTGCTGACCCCAGTGGGCCCCAGGCAAAAGCCCTGAGGTCACTGGGACAGGAAGGCTGAGGTGCAAATGTCCAGTATTTCCTGGTGAGTCAGGATAAGCAAGGAGAAACCGGTTCACGACTGGCCTGTCTAGCCCGCCATCCCTGCCCTATGCCAATTTCCCTATGCCCTGCTGACTCACCCACCACCTCCACGGCACCCTTCCTCTGGCCCCCCGCTGGAGGCTGAGCCACTGGCACCCCCCGAGACCACCGGCCACCCAGATGTGTCCCCGAGACCTTCAGTCACTGCTCACACACGTCCAGGCTTCCTGCAGGCTTTACCCTGGGGGCCAGAGTTAGCCCCCACAGGAAGCCCCGGCCTCCCATGCCCTGGGCATTCCCATCCAGCACTGCACTCCTCACCCAGCTTGGACAAATGACAGATGTGCTCAGGATTCCAGGGAGTCCAGGTAAATCAGAGGGTACCTGAGGCACTCTGCTCAGAGCCGGCCTCCCACCCAAGGAGCTCTGAGCCTCGGGGACCAGAACCGAGTTCTGCCGTGGGCTCACCGGGTGACCCTGCACAATGGCCACATGGCCCTGCTCTGCGTCTATTCCCTGTGCTGCCCGGAGCGCCCCCATAGCCTGCCAGGTAAATCCAAACACTGGCCAGCTCTGCACAACTCCCAGGAAGTCTCAGGGCTCAGCCCGGGCAGCCGAAGATGACTCCCTTGGTCGGGAACAccaccctccctccaccttcttccaggcctgccctctcccctcccctgcctgcctctcttccttccagCAGCAGGCAGAATTTggttcctcctccttccctcctccacctccaccacctcAGGCATGGCTTCCTCAATGGACTCAGGCTGCTCAGGGCCCCTGCTGGTGGCTCCCACAGTCCCTGGTCTCCTCTGCCACCGCCCTCCCTGCTCTGGATGGTCACCGCCTCACCCCGCTCCTCAGACTGGGAGCTCAGGAATGCATGATGAAGTCCCCGCCAttccccgtgcctcagtttccccaactgtagaACGTGGCTGAAGCCAGGAAATCAAGGATTCCCAGTGCAAAGCCCACGGAGCGCAGGCCCTGCTCCCGAGTCTCCCAGCCTCCCGCAGCGCGGCGCCCACTCACTTGGGGTAGAGGTTCTGCACCCAGACCAGCAGCATGTAGGTGTCGCGCTCACACAGCTCGAACTGCGCCATGGCCGCCAGCTGGGCCGCGAAGTGCTCGTGGTAGCTCTCGGCGTAGGCGGCCACCACGTCCACCTCGGCGGGGAACAGCGGCTTCAGCCGCTCCACCACGGCCTCCAGGTCCTCCTTCATGGTGCGGCCCATGTGCAGGAAGAGGCGCTCGGCCTCCGAGCGGCCCTCGGAGCCCGCGGCCGGCCGCGCACACAGGCGCTCCTCGGCCGCCTGCGCCACCCCGCGCCGCCACCGCGCCAGCCAGCGCCGCGGCGCTGNNNNNNNNNNNNNNNNNNNNNNNNNNNNNNNNNNNNNNNNNNNNNNNNNNNNNNNNNNNNNNNNNNNNNNNNNNNNNNNNNNNNNNNNNNNNNNNNNNNNNNNNNNNNNNNNNNNNNNNNNNNNNNNNNNNNNNNNNNNNNNNNNNNNNNNNNNNNNNNNNNNNNNNNNNNNNNNNNNNNNNNNNNNNNNNNNNNNNNNNNNNNNNNNNNNNNNNNNNNNNNNNNNNNNNNNNNNNNNNNNNNNNNNNNNNNNNNNNNNNNNNNNNNNNNNNNNNNNNNNNNNNNNNNNNNNNNNNNNNNNNNNNNNNNNNNNNNNNNNNNNNNNNNNNNNNNNNNNNNNNNNNNNNNNNNNNNNNNNNNNNNNNNNNNNNNNNNNNNNNNNNNNNNNNNNNNNNNNNNNAGACGCGGCCCCGGGCCCCTcggccgccgcctccgccgcctccgccgccgcgCGGCGGTCCTCGCGCTCCTGCTCGGCCAGCACGGCCAGGGCCTGGCGCAGCCGCTCGGGCGCCACGTCCAGCGGCCGCCGCAGCAGGCCGAGCACCTGGTCGCGCAGCAGCACGTAGAGAGCCTCCACCTTGCTCTGGCGCCGCACCAGCTCCTCGGCGCTCtcgccgcccgccgccgccgccgcctgcaGCTCCCGCTCCAGCGCCAGCAGCGGCCGCGCCGCCTCCAGCCGCCCGCGCTCCAGGTCCGCCTTGAGCTCCTCCACTGCGGCCGGGACAGCACGGGCTCAGCGCCGCCGGCCCGGGAGAGGAGGCCGCGCGCCCGAGAGGTGACGGGATGCGCCCCGAGGGGCCCGTCGGCGCCCCCGACCGACTGAAGCCCGGCCGGCCGCCTGCCGGCCCCAGGATTAGGCGGCGCAGGTGAAAGGCGGCAGACGAGACACGGCCAAGCCCATCTCTGCGGCCCTCCCTGTGTCCAGGGCGAGTGGGCCATTCACTCGGatgagccccagccctgccccggcCCCGGCCAGCTCTGATCCCGGATCCCTACCCCGCCTGGGGTCCCAGCCTACCTGTGGGCCGCGGGCGGCCGGACTCAGTTTGGGACTCGGGGTCGCCCTCTGGCTCTGCTGAGCTGGGCtgacctttcttcttcctccctttagTGAAGATGCTGAACATGTCGGCCAGTCCTTTTggcctcttcttcttcttcttttttgcctCTTCCTTGTCCCTCTCCGGGGCTCCCTTGGCCTCCAGGGGTGGCACCAGGTCTTCAGAAGAGGCCTCTGACATGGAGGCCTCGGATTCCACCTCGGAGGTGGAGGGCAACTTCGGGGAACTTCCGGGGAAGTCAAGAACCCCTGGCACCGTCTGCTGGCCTGGAAGGGCTTGGAAGAAAGTCATCATCTTCAGCATCACCTGGGCTCAGGCCTGTGGATGGGCAAGAGGAGAGGGAATGAAAGAGCAGCTGCAGTAGACAGGCCCGAGGACACAGCCGCGGTGGTAGCAACGAGCACGCTCCATCTCTCCTCACCGGACGACCACCAGGGTCTGGCTATCTCCTGGCCCAGAGGGGCACCCACAGTTCAGCTCCCTCCCTGGACACCAGTTTCTCAGCACCCACAATTCCTCTTCCAATACCCCCCAGTGCCTCCCCAAATCACCAGAAGCAGGGAAGGATCTGGAGATGCCAAGTCTCCCAGATGGAGGGGGCCTTCACTTCATTTTGGCAAATCCTTCCTTGGCAGCCCACCCTCTGGGCAAGGAGAAAGGACTGGAGGGCATGAGTTCCATCCTGCATCCCATGAGACCCTGGGAGAGGTGGCAGAGCACAGTACTGTCCCACCGCACAGAGCAAGGATCGAGGTCCAGAAAGGTCGCAGCGCCAGAGGCGGCTccgtcctccccaccccatcctccctcTCGCCCGGTTCTTCTCTTGTCTACGTGGAGCCACCGAGGGACGATTGAGCAGAAACATGGTTGCTCTGGCTGGGACTCTGGGAAGCAGAGTCCGACCCCCTACCCTGGCCTTGCGGCTCGGGTCTAGAAATCATAGTGCCCTCCCAAACTTCAAGGGGTGGGAAAGGACCTTGAAGACTTTCACATGTCAGCAGGGACAAGGGGTCCAAAGAGGCACCGAGCTGCCTGAGGTCACCCAGGAACTCAGGCCAGGAGCCAGGCTTCCTGGCTCCCGTTTCATCCTGGCTGCTCCCAAATGGGGTGACATCATCATCACAAAGGCTTCCACTTTCTGTGCCCTCCCTGCTACCCATCCCATCTCTTCCTCATTCCcttctgggggtggtggtggtggtgtattATCCTCATTGCACAAAACTGATCCAGGGAAATGTCCCTATGGTTGACAGCTTAGGCTTGAAACTCAGATCACCCGGTGCTGGGTCCTCCTGCCTCCATGTCCCCCACCACCTTGCAGGCTGCTTTCGGAGATGCAGGACCCCCTTGTGCCCAGCAGCACCCTCCCCAGCACCATGGCTAAAATCAAAGCAAGGCCAGGACCAGTGAATGGGGAACAGGGCTGAGCCtaggagaggggagaaaggcagggctgggagtggggagcagaTAGGGTCAGGCTTCCCTGATGACTGGGGTGATCCAGGACCATAGCGCCTGCCCCGCCCACACACCCCCAAGAGTAAGTACAATGAGTTGTGACTCGTGCAACACTACAACTTTGATTCACCTCTGCAATAGCCCTACAAGGCAGATGGGATGATCCATCAtccaggagaaactgaggcagggagggggtttGGGAGGTGCTTGCCCCAAGCACATAGCAGGCATGGATTAGGTCTGTCAGACTCTTTCCACAGCCCCTACTACCTCTCCACCAGCCCAACTACCCTGGGCCTCATCACAACCCCTGAGTTTGGCCAGAGCCACCTGGGGGGGCAGGAAGCCCGAGTTTCTCCCAAATGGCTTCACCAAACGCCCTCAGCAGAGTCTAACACTGCTAGACCTCAAGCGCCTCTCCTGTGCCATTTGGGCTGAGAGTCCCCCTCCAGGGCCAAGTGAGGGGTGCTCGGGGAGCCGCAGAGCCAAGGTGCAAGGCCACGAGGCTCTTCTGCCCTGCCCACCCACTGGCCAAGCTCCCTCTCCTAATCCAACCCATTGTTGCGCCACATACCCACAGGAGCTGGTCCGGCCACTGGCTGGGGCTACTCAGCACCACCCTGACTGAGCAGACCCCACCTCCGCTCTCCAGCTAGGGTGAGGGAGAGGGCCACCCTGACCCGCCAGCCTCACCtctgcgcgcacacacacacgtgctagGCTCCATCTGACCTCAGACCTGGCTCCTGCCGG
This genomic interval carries:
- the TNFAIP2 gene encoding tumor necrosis factor alpha-induced protein 2, with amino-acid sequence MLKMMTFFQALPGQQTVPGVLDFPGSSPKLPSTSEVESEASMSEASSEDLVPPLEAKGAPERDKEEAKKKKKKRPKGLADMFSIFTKGRKKKGQPSSAEPEGDPESQTESGRPRPTVEELKADLERGRLEAARPLLALERELQAAAAAGGESAEELVRRQSKVEALYVLLRDQVLGLLRRPLDVAPERLRQALAVLAEQEREDRRAAAEAAEAAAEGPGAASXXXXAPRRWLARWRRGVAQAAEERLCARPAAGSEGRSEAERLFLHMGRTMKEDLEAVVERLKPLFPAEVDVVAAYAESYHEHFAAQLAAMAQFELCERDTYMLLVWVQNLYPNDIINSPKLGGELQRVQLGSLLPPRQIRLLEATFLSNEVASVRELMARALELESQRWARDVAPQRLDGHCHSELAIDVIQIISQGQAKAESITLDLGMQIKHLLLLELAAFLRSYQRAFDEFLERCRQLGNYRANVIANINNCLSLRTSMEQKWQTPQDLPGHLLSPLSELKSHGFDTLLQRLLGDLKPLFKRFTQTRWAAPAQTLEEILSTVAKTLPEFSELHDCFREELAEVIHLHLVKEYIIRLSKSSLVLKTAEQQQQLAEHILANADVIQRFCTQNGSSATWLQHALPKLAEVIRLQDPSAIKIEVATYATWYPDFSKGHLSAILAIKGNLSSSEVRSIRSILDVSTGMHQSSKPLFSLIKVG